The DNA region CAGCCGAAGGTGTTACTGCAACAATTACAACTTTTAGTCAGTATTTGAATATTGTAGATGGAACTGTAGATTGTGGTGATATTAATGGAGAAAGCATAATTGAACTGATTGGAGCCTTTTGTGTAGAAATATCTGATGATATAGTTGACCAGCAGACTGCAATCATTATGCTCGAAATTACTGATTCAAATGATGGCTCCTGGACATCCAATTTCACTCTGACCATGAATGCTCCTATTATGCAAAGCGGTTATGCCCAGATCGATGACAGCACTGGAAATAATGATGGTGTGCTGGATGCTGGTGAAACCGTGATACTCTCATTCCCAACTATGAATACAGGACATGCTGCAACTGGTGAAGTTGAAGCAATCCTGCTGAGTTTTGATCCCTGGGTAAATGTTGATGTGATGACTGATTATCTGGACCCAATCGCTCCAGGTGGTGAAGCAATTGCAGAATTTACAGTGACCATTGATGAAGATACTCCTGAAGGAACCAGCGTTAGCTTTAATTACAATGCTACCTCTGGTAATTATCTCACAACTGCTGATTATAGTTATACCGTAGGATTGGTACTGGAAGATTTTGAGTCTCAGACTTTTGATACCTATGACTGGGAATTTAACGGTCAGGAATGGACGATAGATAATTATGCCTATATGGGACAATATAGTGCCCGTTCAGCTTCTATCGGTGATAACACATCCACCTCGATGTTAATTGAGACCTGGATTCGTGTAGATGGTGAAATCTCATTTTATAAAAAAGTTTCCTGTGAACAGGATCCTTCAAATCATAATTTTGACTGGCTGGCATTTTATATCGATGGCGTTCAGATGGATAGATGGGATGGAGAAGATCCCTGGAGTCTGGAAACCTATGATGTAGATCAGGGACTCCATACATTTGAATGGCGTTACCGCAAAGATCAGGGTGTTTCAAGCGGTTCTGATGCCGGCTGGATTGATTATATTGTATTCCCACCAATGGGACCTCCACCAGCACCTGAATTGCTGATAGACGTGACAGAATTGAATATTGAACTTATGCCCGACAGTGAGACCAGTGAAGAGATAGGGCTGGAAAATCTGGGAGTAGGTGACATCAATTATTCAGTTCAGGTAATAGAAACCGGAACTGCTATGAGGGATTTAACCGGCAGCGGCATTAGCTGTAATGTAGATAATTATACTCCAGGTGAGACAACCGGTTGGGTATTTGAATTGTCAAATCAATCCAATGATAATGAAGCTATCATTGATGTATATCTTGATTTTCCTGAAGGTATCACAGTAAATATCTCCACAGGCTTTTATGGTGGCAGTAATCCTTTAATGCCTGACAATATTTCTGGTAATGGAGTGGAAATACACTGGACAAGTGATGGTGGTTTATTAGCCGGTGAAGATGCAACTGCCGGAGTGAATGTTACAATAGATTCTGATTATACCGGAGAAGTTCAACTTGATTATGAATTAATGGGAAACGATGGCAGTGTGGAATCTGGAACTATTTATCTCTTCAGCCTGGGAATTGGCTGGTGTAATCTGTCACATAATACAGGCACGATAGGCACGTTTGGCAACGATGAGTTTGATGTGTATTTTAATAGTGCCGGATTAAGTGCTGGAGATTATACAGCAGATATTTTGATCAGTGATGAACGTACTACGTTTACTATTCCCGTAGTTTTAACTGTGGTAAATACTCCCGTTACTGATGATTATCTACCAACAACAACAGAATTGATTGGTGCATATCCTAATCCTTTCAATCCTGAAACGAATATAAAGTTCAACCTGGCACAAAGTTGTAATATTATACTTGACATCTTTAATATTAAAGGTCAGTTAGTCACCAGGTTAGCAAAAGGTAATTATAGTGCTGGCGAACATGTGGTTCGCTGGGATGGAAAAGATAATAGTGGTCGTGCAGCATCGAGCGGAATTTATTTCTGCCGATTTAATGCCCGAGGAGTGTCTGGCAGACCTGAAGGAAACGAGGGTATGCCGGAAGATTACACGACCGTAAAAAAGATCGCCCTGATGAAATAATTCGGGGTTGTTACCAGCACCCGGGCAGCCCCGCCCGGGCCTCCTCCTCTAAAAAGGGTCCCCATCCGGGGACCTTCTTTTTTTGTTCAAAAATGTAATATTTGACAATATGACCACATTTGAGATAAATCAAATCTGAAATAAAAGGAGAAAAAAATAGATTATGTTAAAAGTGAAAATTTTTGTGATAGTAGTGTTATCAATTATGACCTTAATGGGTTCTATTGAAAAAGGTAGTTCTTCATCAGCAAATTTAAACTTAACCTTCACATCAGAAGATTATAAATTGCTGGAGATCAATTATAATGGCAAAGAATTCACCAAAATAATTGCACCAGGAATAGAGAGTCTGCAGCCTGGAGCTCCTGATCTGCCCACTCAAGCCGTATGGATAGCAATACCTGCAGGCAAACAGGCGGTACTAAGAGCAACAAGTATGGACACCGAAACAGTTCAGATAAGCAATCTGGCACCTGTCCCTCAGCCTGCACCTGAAACTAAAGGTGCACCGGAACCACAATATCTGATTGATGATACTATTTATGAAAGAGGTGAAATATTTCCTGCAGAACTGGCAGCATTAGAAAAGGAAAGTGATTATCGAGGTCAGAGCTGTGCTATTGTGCGCTTTTATCCCTATCAATACAATCCAGTAAGTGGGGAACTGTTGATTCATCACAGGATCGAGCTGGAAATCTCATTTACCGGAAGCGAAACAGGGATCATGGGTAACATGTATAACTCCCGGATGGAAGACTTCATTTCCAATAATATGATCAATGGTGCAGAAATACTTGCTGATATAGAAATTATAGAAAATAGAGACTGGCGTAATGAAGGCTGCGATTTGCTGGTTATCTGTCCTGGGATATTTATAGACCAGGCAAATGAGCTTGCTGACTGGAAAGCCCGGAAGGGGATAGCAACTGAAGTAGTAAGTACTGCTGTAGCGGGAGAAACCTGCTATGGTATTGGGAATTTCATTAATCAATATTGCGAAACAAGTGATATTTGTCCGCAGTCAATCATGCTTTTTGGTGATGCGGAATTTATTCCTCCCTGGTATGTACATGAATTTCCCGGTGAAGGCATGGTGGGCACAGATATCTATTATGCTGACCTGGAAATTGAATTTGACTATCTGCTGGATTTCAGTTTTGGCAGACTGCCAGTGGATACTGTAGAAGATGCTCAGCGAGCAGTAGATAGAATAATTGCTTATGAACAATTCCCACCCACAGACCCGCAATACTATCAAACAGCCTTAATTGCCGGTGCATTTCAGGATGGTGCCTCTGAACCTCCAGACACTTATGCCAACCGCAGATTTGCCAAAACTTCTGAAGATATCAGAAATTTCCTGGATCAGGAAGGGTACGACCCCCAGAGGGTTTATACCGAATATAATGGATATAACAATAGCGAGATATTTCCTACTTACTGGAATCAAAACACCTATATTTTTGAGAATGACACTCCTGGTGGAGAACTTCCAGAAGAACTTCAGAAACCACAATTCCCCTGGAACGGTACTGATAATGATGTGCAGACTATCTTGAATAATGGCTGCTTTCTGCTTACTCACCGTGATCATGGAGGTCGAACAGGCTGGGGAGAACCAAATTACAATAGCAATGATGTGATGCAGCTTGTCAATGGAGCAGAATTACCGATAATATGGTCGATTAATTGCCTTACCGGATATTTTGATAATGAAACCGATGATAATAGCGGCACAGGAATTACAGATGAGTGCTTTGTAGAGCAATGGTTCCGCAATCCTGATGGTGGAGCAGTGGGAGCAGTGGGTTCTACACGCATCAGTTATTCAGGCAATAATGACCGTTTTGTCTGGGGTATGATGGATGCCATCTGGCCCACCTTCCTGGAATGGTGCGGAGCAGATTATCCCGCTAATAATGCCGTCTATCAAATGGGTGATGTAGTGAATTATGGCAAAACATATCTAAGTTTAAATTGCACATTTGAAGATTATCTGTTTATTTCATTTGAGGAATTTGAATGGTTTGGTGATCCCACCATGGAAATATGGGTACAACAACCCCAGCAGATAATTGCCACCCACGATGCTTCTCTGGAATATGGTGAAGATGAATTCATCGTGAATGCCGGAATGCCAGGAGCAGTGTGCACTCTTTGGGATGGAACTCAGGTGATAACAGAAGCGTTCAGTGGACTGGATAATCTGGCAAATCTGTCTTTGAGTGAATATGATTATATTGATGAGCTGATATTAACCGTGTCAGCAAGTCAATATATACCCTATACTGCTGATATAGAGCTTATGGCTCCCCAGTCAGGATTTCTGGAACTTACAAGCCTGATCCTTGATGATGCAGCCGGAAATGGTGATGGCATGGCTGATTATAGTGAAACGATATCATTAGGCATGAACTTGAATAATATTGGCAATGAAGCTCTTGGCAATTTCGATCTGAATCTAAGTTGTGAGAGTGAATACATAACATTAATAAATGACAATTATGAATTTGAGGGTACAATTGAACCACAGCAAAATCAGCAGATAATGGCTGCTTTCCAGATCAGCATCGCTGATTATTGTCCTGATGGCGAGATAGTAACATTGCAATTTGATTCAGGCAGCAACCAATTCAGTGAAGATATCATACTCCATGCACCTCAACTACTGTCAGGATATTTCAGGATTGATGATATTGCTGGAAATGATAATAATGTAGCTGACCCTGGAGAAGAATTAATTTTGAGCCTGAATATTCAGAATACAGGCAGTTCAGCAATTGAAAACGTATCTGTTTTATTACTTAGCTATAACCCCAGTCTGATAATTTCACCCGCTGAGATCATGATTGATAACCTGTCCGAAGAGCAGATAGTACAGTTTACGGGGACAGTATCAGAAACTGCTCCTATAGGCACTGAATATCAGTTGCAGGTTTTTGTCTATAGTGGTGAATATAATTATGATCTGATAATGAGTGGCGTGTTTGGATATGCAATAGAAGATTTTGAATCAGCAGATTTTTCCCTTTTCAACTGGCAAATGAGTGGAGATGAAAACTGGATAATAGATACTGAAGCTGCAAGTGGGAATTATTCAGCCAGAACTGATCTGATGGGTGTGAATAGTTACGCCAGATTAAGTATTTCAGGGTTTTTATCAGAAGATGGAGTAATTGGTTTTTACCGCAAATTATATGCCAACATCGAGATCCCCAATAATAATGGTGGAGTATTGACTTTTTATATTGATGATGAGGAAATAGACAACTGGGGTGGAAATTCCGACTGGCAGTTTGTCCAGTTTGAGGTAGATGCCGGTCCTCATGAATTTATCTGGGAGTTTGAAAAAGATAATGATCCCACTGATGGAACTGATGGTGCCTGGCTGGATAGAATTGAATTCCCTTCCATGATCGAGCCTCCTCCTCCTGAATTAACTCTTGATCTGCAGGAAATAGTACTGGAAATCCCTGCTGATACGGTTCAGGAAAGCTATTTCAATATTTCAAACAGCGGCGCTGGTCAACTTGAATATTTAATATTTTTTGAGAATGATGAACGAGAACTTACTGGTTCACACTTAAGCTTAAGTTCTTATAGCTATACCCCGGGTCAAAGTTTAGGTTGGTTATTAACTTTGGAAAATAATGGTATTGAAATGGAAGGGATCACTGATTTATTTATTAGTTTCCCTGAACAGATACATGTAAATATCGCTACTCCGTTAAATGGTGGTTCTGGTGGCGGTTTGGTGCCTGATGGAGGCACTGGCAGCGGTATCACTCTTAACTGGCATGGTGAAACCGAAGAAGGATTTGGAGTTCTGCTGCCCGGAGAAACTGGCGTAGGGGCAGTGAATATAACTTTTGCTGAGGATGCTCCGCTTTCTCTTATCCTGAATGCCCAGATAATTGGTGATCAGAGCTCTGAGATCGATCAGCAAATAGAAGTGGGTAATCTTGCTAATGAATGGCTTACGATGGATCACAATCAGGGAGTACTGGGCTATCAGGAAATTGCTCAAATAGGTTTAATGATTGATACCGCTGATATGAATGAGGGTAATTATACTAAGAATCTGAGGATAATAGATAATATGGGAACAGAAACCTTGCTACCGATATTATTAACGGTAACTGCCTCAGATGAAGAACCTGACAATATTACCACAGTCACCGCACTGCAGAATATCTATCCCAATCCCTTCAATCCCCTGACCACGATCAGCTTCAGCCTGAAAGAGGAACAAAAGGTCAATATTTCAGTATATAACATAAAGGGTCAGAAAGTAGCCGTTCTGCTGAATGAAACGCGTCAGCCCGGAAAACACGCCATCCAATGGGAAGCTGATGAATATTCTTCAGGAGTTTATTTCCTCCAGATGAAAACTGTAAATTACCAGAAAATTTCCAAACTTCTCCTGCTTAAATAGTATTCCTCCTCTGATTATTAGGAAATGTCTTAGAGTAGCAACATAGCACGTACTCACATTTTAATGTCACTACGTGCTATGTTGCTTCTCCTTCAGGATACTTTGATGGCTAAATTGCCGTTAATTATATATTTACGTGATAGTGCTTATATTTCTTCGATTTTGGATGTATTATATCATGAAAAGATGAATATGTTCAGATTATTATCTATAATTAACTACTATATCCAAATAAAAACCTATTATATGATACTATAAGAGATATTAACCTATAGATGTGATGTTTATGATTGAATGTATTTACCTACGGGGGCAAGATAGACTGTTATTTCATTTTCGCCATCTACTTCTATGAGTTCATCTATGGGCTTCTGGTCGTAGGCAGCTATACCGCAGGTGCCGGCATTTATTGATTCGCAGGCAAGGTAAAGATTCTGGCAGACATGCCCTGCTTCGATAAGGATGTCCTTTTTGGCTTGCAGGGTGTAGCGCCATTCCATGCGGTAGGGGATGGCAGTCCAGATGAAGCCGACAGCACAGTGTCCCACAAATTTCTGACCGAAAGCATATTTGGCCATTTTATCTTTAAGGTCAGATTCTGATTTGATAAAAAGCAGTTTATGATTAAGTGGCAGATAGCGATAAATGCCCGGTTCAAGAGATTCCACATGATTAATTGCCAGATAAGTTTCAAAGGGATGCCGTGCTCCTCCTGAGGGTACAGTTCGCAGGGATACAGTATCACGGACAACTTTGTGAACTCCCTGAGTTGACCAAAGCAGCCAGGCAAGTTCAATAATGGTAAGGGGCTCTTCCGTGAATTTTCTACGACTTTTACGGTTATTAATGCAATCGAGGATATCCGGATTTGCAATAGCAGCCTTATAGTCAGTGGGCAATTCAATTAAGATGGGGTATGGGGGAAATGGTTTTTGCATGGGAGGGGGAGGAATTTTCAAGTCCTGGTCAGAGATGCTGTATTCGCTGCCAGCCTTAAGGAGTTCTCTATATTTGCGAATGCGATCCTGGTCTTTTTCTCGCTGGATTTTCATTTTTTCCACACCGGCAGGATTGTCTGCGAGGATTTTCTTAATAATATTCTGAGAATTGATAATATCACTCTGCTCATAGGGTTCAAGGCTTTTGAGCTGTTCAGTAAAATACTGTTTATAATGTGCAGGATAGACATTATAAAATTCCTTCAGATCTTCTTCAGAAAGCTCATTCAGCAGGATCAAAAATTCCCGCTCATAAATATCATCTTCACCGAATACATCACCGTAAAATACCTTTTCAGCAAAACCTTTCAGCTTAATTATCTCAGCAAATAAATCATTCATAATATCCTCCATTGCCATAAAGACAGGAAGTGAGACAGAGTGTCAAATGAAAATATATGACAAAAGGTAGAGTATTTTATCTAATTACTGCATCTGCTGTGTCTGCTGAGTCCGCTTCAGAATGGAAGCGCAATGATCCTTTGAGGTAAAATAGCCAAGCAATCTGAAAGATTGCTCTACATGTAGCTTAATCCTCTGGATTAAGTATATATTCTATCTCTTCCGATAATATATTATCTGGCTCGCTACATTGTGATGGGGTGGATAAGTATCAGGATTTTTACCATAATTGCGGTAGGGCATAGGCACGTAATCAAGCCTGAGGGTATCCTGCTCGGTGATATAGGGAGTGAGGTCGATTTCCCAGGGAGACACGACGCTTCCGGGTGCCCAGCCGGCACGACTGAATTTCCAGGTGCCTGCCTGGGGACGGCAGGGATTCAGGTAGCAATCGTCTTTCCAGAGAGTGTTTTCAAATTCATGTCCATTGATTGCAAAGGTACGGGATGCCGGCATGAATTCTGCGGCAATATCTGTATTGGGGCTCATACCATGACCAGTTACCATCAGTTTCACTTTTGCCTGATCACATTCAGGGGGTAGAGTTTTATAAAGTACTGGAAAATCCAGTTCCATAGGGTGCTCAGGATCACCGTATTCAAAATTACCAGTCCAGAGATTTTCTATTTTATAGGGTATGAATTCCAGCTTTCCTGGATAAAAATCCAGCCAGGCAGAAATGTTCCAACCGGCTTGTTCTTCTGGATTTTCTTTAGTTGCCATCCAGGTATCCACGTGCAATTTACCGGGGACGCTTCCCTTGAATAATGGCAGGAAATCCGTTACATCCACTTTCCACTGATATGCCTTAAGATAGGGGGTGATAAAACGGCAAATTTCATATGTACCAGTTTCATCTGTCAGTGTGATACCTGCTCCTTCATCCCAGGGATCCAGTCCACCAGGTGCAGACGCTATGTCCAGGGTGAGAATTACACGCCCGATATCCTCAGGAATAGAGGAAAAATCTGCGGTAAATTCAGAGTCACGATTACCAGCATGCATAATTTCTCCTGCAAAAAGATAGACTGTAACTGGTGGCTGGGGAAGGTTAGTTATATTATCAGCTTTGATTTCCATTTTCCCGATATTAACTGGGGAAGTCTGATCTCCATTATAAGCACCGATCAAGGGAGTGAACTTATAGGGCAGCATTTCAGGGATAAAGTAGTCTTCATAGATATAGTGATCATCGATACTTAAACTAATCTGAGCACCACCACAAACATAATCAATTTCCAGATGCCAGAGGAAGCTGTTTTCACTATCACCGATCTGGCGGAATTCAAAATCTGAGAGTTTTTTGATATATTCCACGCCATTCCAGTGCAGAGAGATTTCGCGTTCAGGATTTCCGTAATAATTGCCATATTCATCAAACCAGTTGCTGGTGGGAGGATCATAAATATCAATTCCGACGGCAAAAACATCTTTGAAACTGGGATTTTCCCACTGGATAGAGTCATTAATGGCTAAAGTATCAGGCAGCAGCAAAATTCCAGCGCCATTGCCACCTTGACGGATGCTAAGATCTATCTCCAGTTCAATATGGCTGTATAATTCGGGAGATTTGATATTCCACTGCAGGCTGTTATTCTGCTGACGACCATACCAGCCATTCACCAGCAGGCAATATCCGTCACTCAGCTCTGGAGCAGGTTTGCCACCATGTTGCCGCAGAATAATATCCTCTTTCTCCTGATCACTCAGCAGATTATTTTCATATTGCCAGTCGCTGCCAGCTATCAAAAGATTTACTGACATAATAAGCAAAATAAAACCGATAATTTTCATAATACACTCCTGAAGAACTTATAAAATATTGGGAAATTTATGTCAAATTAAAGAAAAGGTCAGCGCAGGTGATAGCACTATTCCAGCAGTCCTGTTTATCTTCCAGACACCAGCAGGCGGATAGCACTGATTGGCAGTAAGCCATCATTGCTATCTGCTGAGGATGATAACCCAGGATTTCAGAGAATATTGCCAGCCGGGCTTCAATGATACTGTTCAGTTCATGATATTTCAGGAATTGCATGGGGTTATACATAAAGCAGGCAGTTTCATAGAGCGGATTTCCGATCACGCCTTTAGGATCAATGATGCGCCATTTATCACCATCACTGAGGATATTATAATGATGCAGATCCCCGTGTAATAGTGCATCATGATCCTTTGCGCTTTCCAGCTCTTGGAACATTGAGCTGGCATTATGAAGATAACCGGGCGGGATCAAAGGGTCCGGGGACGAAAGAAAATCTGATAATTTACTAAACCAGCCTTTCAGAGTAGGGAAACTATATTGA from Candidatus Stygibacter australis includes:
- a CDS encoding SagB/ThcOx family dehydrogenase, giving the protein MNDLFAEIIKLKGFAEKVFYGDVFGEDDIYEREFLILLNELSEEDLKEFYNVYPAHYKQYFTEQLKSLEPYEQSDIINSQNIIKKILADNPAGVEKMKIQREKDQDRIRKYRELLKAGSEYSISDQDLKIPPPPMQKPFPPYPILIELPTDYKAAIANPDILDCINNRKSRRKFTEEPLTIIELAWLLWSTQGVHKVVRDTVSLRTVPSGGARHPFETYLAINHVESLEPGIYRYLPLNHKLLFIKSESDLKDKMAKYAFGQKFVGHCAVGFIWTAIPYRMEWRYTLQAKKDILIEAGHVCQNLYLACESINAGTCGIAAYDQKPIDELIEVDGENEITVYLAPVGKYIQS
- a CDS encoding peptide-N-glycosidase F-related protein, which codes for MKIIGFILLIMSVNLLIAGSDWQYENNLLSDQEKEDIILRQHGGKPAPELSDGYCLLVNGWYGRQQNNSLQWNIKSPELYSHIELEIDLSIRQGGNGAGILLLPDTLAINDSIQWENPSFKDVFAVGIDIYDPPTSNWFDEYGNYYGNPEREISLHWNGVEYIKKLSDFEFRQIGDSENSFLWHLEIDYVCGGAQISLSIDDHYIYEDYFIPEMLPYKFTPLIGAYNGDQTSPVNIGKMEIKADNITNLPQPPVTVYLFAGEIMHAGNRDSEFTADFSSIPEDIGRVILTLDIASAPGGLDPWDEGAGITLTDETGTYEICRFITPYLKAYQWKVDVTDFLPLFKGSVPGKLHVDTWMATKENPEEQAGWNISAWLDFYPGKLEFIPYKIENLWTGNFEYGDPEHPMELDFPVLYKTLPPECDQAKVKLMVTGHGMSPNTDIAAEFMPASRTFAINGHEFENTLWKDDCYLNPCRPQAGTWKFSRAGWAPGSVVSPWEIDLTPYITEQDTLRLDYVPMPYRNYGKNPDTYPPHHNVASQIIYYRKR
- a CDS encoding C25 family cysteine peptidase; the encoded protein is MLKVKIFVIVVLSIMTLMGSIEKGSSSSANLNLTFTSEDYKLLEINYNGKEFTKIIAPGIESLQPGAPDLPTQAVWIAIPAGKQAVLRATSMDTETVQISNLAPVPQPAPETKGAPEPQYLIDDTIYERGEIFPAELAALEKESDYRGQSCAIVRFYPYQYNPVSGELLIHHRIELEISFTGSETGIMGNMYNSRMEDFISNNMINGAEILADIEIIENRDWRNEGCDLLVICPGIFIDQANELADWKARKGIATEVVSTAVAGETCYGIGNFINQYCETSDICPQSIMLFGDAEFIPPWYVHEFPGEGMVGTDIYYADLEIEFDYLLDFSFGRLPVDTVEDAQRAVDRIIAYEQFPPTDPQYYQTALIAGAFQDGASEPPDTYANRRFAKTSEDIRNFLDQEGYDPQRVYTEYNGYNNSEIFPTYWNQNTYIFENDTPGGELPEELQKPQFPWNGTDNDVQTILNNGCFLLTHRDHGGRTGWGEPNYNSNDVMQLVNGAELPIIWSINCLTGYFDNETDDNSGTGITDECFVEQWFRNPDGGAVGAVGSTRISYSGNNDRFVWGMMDAIWPTFLEWCGADYPANNAVYQMGDVVNYGKTYLSLNCTFEDYLFISFEEFEWFGDPTMEIWVQQPQQIIATHDASLEYGEDEFIVNAGMPGAVCTLWDGTQVITEAFSGLDNLANLSLSEYDYIDELILTVSASQYIPYTADIELMAPQSGFLELTSLILDDAAGNGDGMADYSETISLGMNLNNIGNEALGNFDLNLSCESEYITLINDNYEFEGTIEPQQNQQIMAAFQISIADYCPDGEIVTLQFDSGSNQFSEDIILHAPQLLSGYFRIDDIAGNDNNVADPGEELILSLNIQNTGSSAIENVSVLLLSYNPSLIISPAEIMIDNLSEEQIVQFTGTVSETAPIGTEYQLQVFVYSGEYNYDLIMSGVFGYAIEDFESADFSLFNWQMSGDENWIIDTEAASGNYSARTDLMGVNSYARLSISGFLSEDGVIGFYRKLYANIEIPNNNGGVLTFYIDDEEIDNWGGNSDWQFVQFEVDAGPHEFIWEFEKDNDPTDGTDGAWLDRIEFPSMIEPPPPELTLDLQEIVLEIPADTVQESYFNISNSGAGQLEYLIFFENDERELTGSHLSLSSYSYTPGQSLGWLLTLENNGIEMEGITDLFISFPEQIHVNIATPLNGGSGGGLVPDGGTGSGITLNWHGETEEGFGVLLPGETGVGAVNITFAEDAPLSLILNAQIIGDQSSEIDQQIEVGNLANEWLTMDHNQGVLGYQEIAQIGLMIDTADMNEGNYTKNLRIIDNMGTETLLPILLTVTASDEEPDNITTVTALQNIYPNPFNPLTTISFSLKEEQKVNISVYNIKGQKVAVLLNETRQPGKHAIQWEADEYSSGVYFLQMKTVNYQKISKLLLLK
- a CDS encoding aminoglycoside phosphotransferase family protein, which codes for MKNSINQAAFTKWVLDRFGEKGKKWLNELPETISELAELWGLSDIIPLSDSNYNFTAFCQINNAQSAFLKIGCPWSGIDSEIAALSEIKSEHLLKPLAVDKPNGAILLPRLFPGKPLHSIEDEEKQNIITATLIHDLKSSQKAQYSFPTLKGWFSKLSDFLSSPDPLIPPGYLHNASSMFQELESAKDHDALLHGDLHHYNILSDGDKWRIIDPKGVIGNPLYETACFMYNPMQFLKYHELNSIIEARLAIFSEILGYHPQQIAMMAYCQSVLSACWCLEDKQDCWNSAITCADLFFNLT